taaatagattcttccggtggcagatgaaaaagaagaacgacagatatgaaagtgaggagtatatcaagaatcagcactggatggagcatattgacaaatactttaaaatatgagttgagggagaaagaatagaaggtgtgagttgtaaggaaacgaagatggtggatttatagtaaagtaccagacagaacaatctggacagatcatcgcatttaaccaaagaggattctaatttccttaattatcgaagaacccaaatcttatgacgaagatttcctctaaatctgaaaatcaaccgtgactacgtcactggttaaaacgaatatgcatttattcatttcactcttttttgatagcttcacttatactcttcgcgtaatcaaattgttttatctatattactcaatgattataaaactctatttatcaactcatattcgtcatgaaaacatttttatggttagacatgacgatctcgatcaaatttcgggacgaaatttatttaacgggtaggtactgtaacgacccggatttttccgatcattttatacctatgagattaatatttacataaattaaaccttaccaacatgataagcaatccaaattgttgagacttgtgtttttgaaaagagttttacacaacgtttgaccgtccaatatgaccgatgatatcacgaactatataacatacgataattatacgtttgtgtatatatatgtatttatatatatttaacatgatttaaggatggtttaacatctcattgtgtactaattacaatgagttataagtatattttgaaactactaacttaagttttcaaaacgataactatacgtaacgttctttgacttaaaacttataatgtttatacatgtatcgtatagatatgtatttaatcacttttaaatagcttttatacataaaataatataagtatatttacaaaagatagctatatttgaattctcgttccgtttcctcaagatttctatacgtatatctagggtatatgtacccgtatcatacccagcttctatacgtatttactattggtatatacacatcaaatcaacatcctaatcaacattatttctgccctagatatgaggtaactaggatttgtcaagtagcatgaattattagtaagaaaacaaaactagaaatccttttctttctttataaactaaaaacgtttttatgaatgaacaccatttcttcactccattttctcatacctacaccctcatttctctctcaaaatactcctaacttcatacttgatcatctccaagcattttccccatcatttagcttcaattacaagccttaaacgccataagaaaactctttcaagaacatatcaaaataaccacccatttgaagaagtatacttccaaccttttgatctaactccaccactctttgattccaagattttttcttatctcttacagtaactttgtccaagtaacttgaggtagtaaccttgttcataattttattcgattcatatttatatagctatcttattttatgttgtaaaatttcaacaacaagaacatagtttgaatgatttcaaacttgtttgcaaactaaatagatccttctaacttaacttgtaaaacacttcaagacctgtaatatatcataatgatatgctaacttaacaagatataacttggttttacaaagaacatcttaaaaactgaatctacatcgtcggagtgcaaccgggggctgttttgggttggataattaaaaatcatcttgaactttgaattggaagttcatgttctagaaaaatgatatttcttatgaatatgttaacacataaaaatttcatggtttaactcaaagtgtaagtatttttagaaaaatgatcattaaatgttgtttttatgatggaaaatgatcactttcataagtttcatcaaagttttacttataacctgtgatttcgaatacaaactaaggtattttcagttcatattcttaaaatttgactcgatccaaggaagtggcaagttgaaccaacaaaaacggagttgtaatgaagaaactacgactaaaacaagattgggtatccgaagctagtttagctacgaaaatatttggagaaaaagtaaattaatcatatcttttctaattaatataatattatatatatatatataattacttatgatttgattttatatatttcaggaccacccgtaaacaacacgagaagattaatcataaaacctcatgattgtacgcaacacgtcatttgacaacacggtactttatgtacgcaacacgtcatttgacaacatggtaccatgggtcgagattaattctgatcaatacgaatacgatagggtttttatttattttattgagcaactaattgaggaccactaacatcggactgctaactacggactaagaaaacattaaaagtattataagtacatatatatatatatatatatatatatatatatatatatatatatatatatatataacgattacttgaaaagaaaatatgttgatatattatatatatggttaggttcgtgatatctatcgaagaccaagtcgtgttaaataccttcaaggcaaaagtgagtttcattactccctttttatatatatttttgggctgagaatacatgcactgttttataactgttttacgaaatggacacaagtactaaaaacatattctacgttgagttgtaccactttgcatatttttccctaatagcttggtaactaccatttacatgcggtattgtaaacgcgaatcctgttgatagatctatcgagcctgacaacctcaaccggactggacggccagtattcaacggttgcacagtacttcattttcagtgactacacttggtacagtgtagtgagatttcataataaagggaatatgcgacgttgattaaatgttaagtatggttaccaagtgctcaaccacttagaatatttttattaaaacgtttatgtatatgaaatcttgtggtctattactattacgaaaatgattgattatgataaactaatgaactcaccaaccttttggttgacactttaaagcatgtttattctcaggtattaaagaaatcttccgctgtgcattagctcattttaaggatattacttggagtcattcatgacctactttgaaagacgttgcattcgagtcgttgagttcatcaagattaatattaagtcaattatagttggatgtaatatgaaatggtatgcatgccgtcaatttttgatgtaaaaaaagtttgtcttttaaaaacgaatgcaatgtttgtaaaacgtatcatatagaggttaaatacctcgcgatgtaatcacctcttgtgaatcgtttataatgtatatgaacgggtcctttcaaagatattttcatttatgcatgagtttttgttttaatttgtttaattctcatgaaacgaattgcactaaattggggaggattgttggaaatttagtgtaattgagggatttaatctacacttgtaaatgggttaggaggtacggagtgtacacccattaagtgatagattacccggacccgaaagtggttttccatcATCACAAATTTGAGTAATTACGTAAGTATTATTCCTGCACCCACTTTTGCTGTTAAAAAGTTGGTGAAACATCTCTATCGTGgagtaggtgaaacatctccatcgtggagttagtgaaacatctccatcgtggagttagtgaaacatctctatcgtgaagttagtgaaacatctctatcgtgaagtaggtgaaacatctccatcatagaataatacttgtttttgggtgcctataaatatgGACTATCATTCATGAGAATAAATACACacaaacaccttaatactcttatgcaaaagagttcttgtttactgccaataacaagaactaatctctgtcttatcccaaagtgatattcgtgtaacccaggcaataagggtcgaataattactttcggaaagtgataccacgattcagtgatttatccggctatcgattattttaccctacacgaaaatttcaataaaacctccaacatacatgacttgttatacttgcatatttgacactcactttttttacttatatgttatattacattatattgTTACATGCTTTATTTACCTATACATATCGTATTGGAGTATACATTATTCGTGGTAAAGTTTCTATTTTATCAACTTTACTTGTATATTTTTGCTGCACATATCGGAATTCATGGTTCTTTCtggtcggaggtccctaggaagcagcctctctgctctacagaatagggagggacgactttctctacctggggaccgataggtatccgcgggtggaggaatgacttcccttttactttagggtagaagaaaggactgtctacatctaaccttcccatactccactttagtggaattgggtattgttgttgttgttgtacagtTTAACTTGAAATGTAGCCCTCCACTAATTTATTAATATGAGACTACTTTCGTAAACTAACAAATGAAATAAAAAAGACTTGTGAATCAAAATTGTTGAACATTTTAAAGTAATAACTGGTACAAGAAAAGTTTTGTGGTTATATGCTTAAACATAACTTGAACTTTAAATTACAGGCACACAGGCTACCATGAATTCAAAGAAGTCGAAGTCGGTTTCATACAAGTGCTTAAATTCAGCTGTGTCAGCATAATAATATAGCAGGGATGGCAAACCAGGAAAAGAATTTCAACCAACTCAAGTGAAAAAGGGTCGATTTCGGTTAAATAGCATTTGAAATCATGTACAATAGTTTATATGACGTATGGTTTCTTTTTGGCTTCAAGTGCAAGGCGTCATCTTGACGAGTTTCTTTCTTCCATCTTCTTCGTCTCCCACACGTTGGAAGAAGTTACTACATATAAAGTTTAACATCTTTTCTTGGTGGCTTATTTTAGACTGTATTCATACTCGTCTAAATCTCTCTCTATGGGCTTGAAATGACCTCTGTGACTATATGCCCTGTTTGCTTGTTTGGTGTTTAGTCTAGAGATCATTTATTGTTGGATTGCCATAATTCCAAATCTATTTGGCGCCCGATTCAAAGCATCACATGCCCGATTTGTTTGTTTATAGGCGAGTTATTTCCTAGGACGGAAGATTGGACGGGTCGAAAAGGATTCTATTCAAACAGTATGGTGAATTTGATACTTTAGTATTGATGTTATTTTTGGGCCACAATGTATTATAAGATGTATTATGTATTATTGACCCATTGAGAAAAGAAGAAGGGTGCTGGGTTTGTCCCACATTGGCTGGTGAGTATAAAGAGATAGAGAGGAAGTCTGTATATAATAAACCCATCTGCAAGTTTAAAAAACCACGCAGCCATGCAATGAGCACAAAGCGAACTATTCTTTCGCCTTTTACTAAAGAATACCGTGTGCTCGTTGTATATAGTGGCATACGCCTATTTTTGTAGAGTTCCTTTTTTAATTAAAAGGACTCCAACCAATTCTTTAGTTCAAAGTTTGAAGTTTCAAAAAGTCAGTTTCAATTAAATGATCACCATGAAAGCAGGAACTAGTACTAGGTAGATAGTTCTGTTGTTTGAAATTAAAATAACTTGTAGCACTTGGGGAGTAATTACTTCAAAGAAGTTGAtatcatacatacatacattaatACATTAAATTATGCTGGCAAAATACAACTGGAATAACAGGGAAATTATCAAATTGTAATTCTGAATATGAAGTTAGTATCATGTTCACTCTGCCTTACTAGAGCACCTTCTTGATTTCAGCAGTTACCTCATGTGGTGGTTTATCTGCATGAAGATTTTCTAAAATACTCTTCTTCCTATAGTAATCGATAACCTGTACACCACAATCAAATTAAGCAGTTTCAGCATAATAATTTCGAAGGGATCGCAAACTAGGAAAGTAATTTCCACAACTCGCGTGGAAAAGGGTCAATTTGGGTTAAAAATCATTTGTAATCATGTAGAATATTTTATTTGAAGtatgggcttaaacataattaaattataaagtacaataattaaaggaAACATACCGGCTCAGTCTGTTGGTGGAACGCCTGCAACCTTGACTTCAAAACGTCTGGTGTGTCATCTTTACGTTGGATTAAAGTTTCACCCGTGACCTTCACAAAGTTTGACAACCAAGTAAGGATGACTTCTGATGTGGATACTCCATTTTATAATTTGGGTCGTCTTTTATCTCAAACGGGTTAAACCAAATTCTTATTATAATAGCATGTCTAATTATTATAATTGGTTCCTTAGGAGGAACATAATTCAAAAATCTTACATCATCAATGCCAGGAACCTTAGGAGGAGCATACTTTGAATGGTAAGTCCGACCGCTAGCAGGATGGATCCAACGACCCGTAATTCTCTCTTCTAAGATTGCATCATCAATTGCAAAGTTTAGCACTTTGTCAACTTTAACGCCTTTTCTTTCAAGCATCTCATCAAGCTGACACATAAGCACGCGTGTTCAAGATTATTATGTAAGATAGAAATTAGATGAATCGATTGTTTAAACCGATAATACCTTTTGCGCTTGAACCACGGTCCTTGGGAACCCATCAAGAATAAAACCTTTTTTACATGAAGGCTTCTCCAAGGCTTCATTAATCATCCCAACAACTAAATTATCAGGAACAAGTTGTCCCTAAACAGTAACACGAATCATATGGTAAGTACAATGAttgttttatattaaaaaaaaaaaaaaaaaaaaaagaactgcaTGAAGCAGATTGAGAATATATACCTTTTCCATAGCTTTTTTGGCTTCAAGTCCAACAGGAGTTTTTTTGGCAACGGCAGCCCTTAGCATATCGCCAGGCGCCAAGTGGCACAAACAGAACTCTTCTTTGATAATTGGTGATTGGGTACCTTTTCCTGATCCAGGTGGCCCTGCAGTAATTTTAAGTGATGTATCATTCAATTTGAGATGATATGATAAAACAGTCTTCAGTGAaccatacatatacatatgtataataTGTGACTCTAAAGTAGAGGTGTAAATTAACTTAGCTACTCGAGTTTGACTTGTTAAATACTTGATTCAAGCAAAACGAGCTTAAACAAGCTCGAGACTTAGCTAaaacatatttttgaaatataaaCAAGTCGATCTCAAGGCGAGATAATGTCAAACAAGCCAAGCTCGGTTCGATCTCTTTGACTTTTAAATGAGCCGAGCTCGACAGTAGTTGAGCTCGACTCATCTTGTTTACTCCTACCTTGAAAGTATGGGCTGATCTAATGTGGCAGACCAAACTGTCCCATTAATATATGAAGCGGGTTTGGAAGATTCACTAGTTGTTGATTTGTTTTTCTGTTATCTGTGGTTGGTTTGTTTTGATTAGGTCTGTTGTCGTTCGTTTGGTGTTTGGTTTTTTGCTTGCTTCAAGCGTCGATGTCTTGTTTGCGCCTGAAGCTTGTATTGCGGTTTTTAAATGTTTAAAAATACGTATAAATTTGAcggtattaattatttatttattttttttaacttatgCCCCTCAAAAGTATGAAAATAGCAAAATGATAGAGTATTTTTGCCCCCACTCTCTGAATTTTCTAGCTAGCTCCGGCACTACTCTAAAGTCTATAATAGTCTGGTTCAACGAATGATTTAATTACAGAGTTTGAATTCTGATACTCAAACATTCAATACCTAAAAAAAATCATCATACGAATAAAAATGTTCGTAATAATACCGATAAGAATGAGACGTTTGTCAGGTTTAGTGGCGCACTTCATACGACGAAGAAGTTCCGTCATTAAATCTTGTGACGGAACATCCTCCAAAAAGTTTTCTGCCGTCTCCATCACAGACCGTCACTAATTTGGCTTTTATTATCAAAATCAAAGTGATTAATAATAATGCGATTATTTGATTTCGCATACAATATTTTGCTTCCGTCGACTTTTATAGGAAGGAAGGGATTGGAACTCCCTGGAATCTCCTGATCATCATTTATTTGTGTAAAAGAAATCTAGTATTCCTtgcttcatgctttaatctttggtaacttttttatttttataatataattaatttaagttaatttaaaAACATTGATTTAACATTACTATATCGATTTTAACTAGTTGAAAGTATCTATTCtattctatagtttctattaaaatgctaaaataatgatgtcaactatttccttttataaaaaaatcaaaaaataaaagaaaattttttAAAGTATCTTAAGATGTCATAAACactaattaattttatttaaaaattttaaactcataattaaattaaaaaaattgtACTCTTATCTGTTCCAAATAACATGAAGCCCTAAAAACCCTATCGATTATAGGCAGACCAAATCTTCACGTTGAATCCCATAAATCATCTGCAACTCATTTTTTTCCAAATCCAAATAAACCCTAAAAAAATCCAAACAATCAAGAATGCTTTCAATTCTTGAAAATATTAATATTTCCGTTGGAAGTCTCCAACTTCTAAATTTTGCACCGCCCCAAATAAAGCATCTTTTTCACATCATCTTCTCACATTCATATTCATAGCAGTGATTTAGGATATTTTCCCAATGTTATCTCCATTAACAAGAATTCAAAAATAAGTTAGTATAGATTTTTACCTCTGTGTATTTTCACCATTGTTTATTTTGAAAATTCAATTGCACGCTTACCTTTCGCGATATCTTTTAATCTTTGGGGACATCATCACGACTTCTTTCGGGTAAATAAATCTTCTAAGTTTTGTGTTTTATCAACGTTATTTGATTAATTAGTTCTAAGTGTACGCTAACGTCTTTTATTTTTTGTTTAGATTGTGTTAAAAGTTGTTTTCCCCTTTATGTTAAATATAACTTTTATCTTTTTATGTTTGTTGGTTTCGATATTAGATATGGTTTTTTAGCTGCAATGATTTTTTTAATGTTAGAGCTAATATTCAGATTAGATTAAAAGATGTGAGATTTACAAAAAAGTTCTTTAATGGCAGATGAACTACTATCGTTTCATATGCTTATTTTTCATATGGCATATTAAAAGATTTGAGATTTACAAAAAAAATTCTGAACCACTGTAATATATTGAACTTTTCATCACTATAGTTGTTTCTAACTTAACGTGATTGGTGGGCTTCATATAACCAAAAACATGGatatggtggaacaattatgcataTCAAATGTAGATCCTAATTATAGCTTAATAGTGAAGTGTGGAGGTGGATGTGTCTTTAAATTGTGACTATTCAAGTGCATgtaaagtgtttgatgaaatgtttgaaaaaaaaaaaatagagttaCATGGTATGGTATCATTTACCACAAATTTAGTGGCAATTAGTTTTtgttttataatataatactaaataccaTACTATTTGTTACATGATCCACATAATTAATTTCATAACTGGTGTCACGACTAATATTGCATTGATCAGATGAAACCATTTGATGATAATTGTTTGAAACGTGTTTGCCCATAGAGGTTTATGGTATTTAAGTGGTGTTTGCAGTATATTATAGTGGTTCATTCCTTCATGGTTGTGGAATAGCTCTCTGCAATATTATGTTGTGAATGCACTCTTCAATTGACATCAATTCTTCAAACAAGGTTTTTAACTTTTTTGTTTAGAAAGAAATTATATACAGAGTATTTTATTTGTTTATTGGTTATAAAATATGAGTTTTTTTGTTGTATTACTCTACCTTTACAGAAATCGATTCATCGGGTGCTAACAAATCGCAATATCATATTCATTGAAATTGAAGATGGCGAGTTCAAAGTTTTGGTTTTTTCGAGAATGTATTTGTTCGATTATTTTGTTAAATGTGTGATTCAATAATCTTAGAGTTGTTCATTTTGATTTTGTTATTCAAGGATATTAGTTTGTTTGTTATTTCAAAAATTACCGTACGACCTGTTGACATGATTGGTTGGTATTGGTTTAGACTAAAATGACTGCAAATTCCATGTAATTGTATTGTAATCCATGCATGAAGCCAAATTAAGTTAAAAAATGGAAAATGGTGGATTTTGTGTGCTACAATGTTTAATTTACATATATACGAGTCAATTCCTTTTTTAAAAGACCTAAAATATTCCTTCTTTCATTTCAAACTAATCCAATGAGAAACTTTTAATCTTTCACTTGAAGATTTGTGATTTCATTGTTTTTGAGCATCTTTATTGGACATGTGTAAAGTTTGTTTTGTATTAATTGTAAATTTCAAATATGATGCAAGGTTTAGATTGAGGTTGAGAGTTTCTATTGAGTAGCTAGAGGTTTTCATGTTTGCGCATCTTAGTATATAGCTATTGATTTTTTTAATGGAGTCAAAGGTTCATTTTCATTTATATTCATCACAATATTACTCTTGTGTTGTGTGTTATCTAAATTCGAGTATTAGAGCATGTGTTGCAGAACTGATGTGGTGTGAACAACATGTATTGGTGATCGACTTATTTTAGTCAAGGAAGGAAAAAGCTTATTAAAATTTTGCAGCAGGTTTTTAAAGAGCCTGATAAACTGATTTTTTCAATGAGCTTGATTAACTGGTGTTATAAAACTTTTCATGCATATATTTCATTAGGACCTATGAATAGTTTGAAGGCTATTTGGCAAATTAGACCAGTTTGACTATTTTTTACCAAGCTTAGCAAATTAGTAAGTTGTTTAGTCATTTTTGTTGTTTTTGGATATAAAGTCTTCTATTGTTACAGGAGAGGGTCAAGTTGCAGTCAACTTGCAATAAATCAGGCGAAGATTAAATTTCTTGCTCTAAAATATCTCACTATTGCGTATATGAGGTAAGATGGGCGGGTGGGGAAGTTGGATAAAATTTACAAAGTGTCTAAGTTTTAATGGgtcattttttttttgtaaagctTCTAAGTTATGAAACTTTTTTTTATTGATGACGTAGATGATGATATCGACTTCCGATTTATAAGAACTTAGGGTACTGGGTACACATACTATTGTTGATTTAGTTTATCTATAGTTTATTTGTTTGTCCTAAATTGCTTTGGTTGTTCTCTGCTAATTTCTTTGGGCCAAATGTTTGTACTGCCCTAGGATTCTAAAATTAGACAGCTCACGCTTTTTTTCCTTTCAATTGGCTTCCAGTGCACTGTCCAATGGGCCACCATATACACTACtcattattttgttttatttttgttCTTCGATTCAAATTCTATTTCTTAACTTCATCTTATTCCTCAAGATTTCAAGTTTGAACTTTTTGCTGCAAGACGATCCCAGATTGATTACTACTATCTGCGGCATTGAAATCTATTTTTGTAATACGAGGTTTGAAAGATTAATTTGGTTTCAACTTTCTTGAGATTGTAAACAATTATAAAATAGAACTCATTTACGGAGTGAGGTAGACATGACAGGCTTGAAGCTCTAATTCGAAGAATTTGGTTTGGCTGATTAGATTAAATTTTGGTGTTGTTTGTGATTCGTGCTTACCGTGAGATCCGAGCTTTAAAATCAGCAAGTCAATAAGGCTAAGATTTATACTAAGGAGGTATGGATGACtttctattttataaatgttaatgATGTTTGTACTACTACATTTCACATACGGAGTTTAATTCTTTTTTCATGTGATGTTATTTCTAtcattgttaaattctaaaagtggtTTGGTTCAGGCTAATATGGAGATGATTCTCATAAATATGTCTTCAACTTTGTTTTGGATAAATGATGTCAATGCAAGATACATGCTATGAACGATAATTATGGAGGGTTATGGAGTTTATAAAGTGATGCAAGAAATATACTATGAACGATAATTATGATCATTTAGATAAAATAATTTTTTTCCTTAGAACTATTATTTATGAATTTATATAAGGCGTTtcaaacttttaatttttattatgttatcATGTTTCTTTTTTAAATTTTGATGGTAATATTAAATGTTTTCTATAAACTTtcgtttaatttttatatatttataaaatattttttttacaaacccgtgatttcacgagtCTTTTCACTAAttcaaaacttaaaatacaaaacgtGTTTATTTCGTCTAATCTCATAATTATTAAAACTCAATTATACAATTATTCAGATACTATCAATTTGGATGTTACATAACAACTTATAGGGACTGAAAGAGATGTTGGGTTTTAGTCCCACATCGGCTGGTTAGTGAAAGCAGGAATTGAGAATGGCTGCATAAATTGAACCAAATGCTAACTGAGGAAATCACGCAGCCATGCAATGAACACAAAGCGAACTATTCTTTCGCCTTTTACTAAAGAATACCGTGTGTTCGTTGTATAAAAATGGCATACGCTTATTTTTGGAGAGTTTTTTTGATTCAAAAGGACTCCAACTAATTTCTAGTAGTTAAAACTTTATGATGTTTTTGTCTTGAATAAATGCAAATATATTTAGCCTTTCAAAACATAGTTGTTAGAATAATTAAACTATACCATTTTCATATTCTACTACAAAGTAACAATAAATAAATAATCATCAAAGTTAAAGATATTGGCACCCAAGTATAACGATCATGGTTACTCTACCTCGCGAGACTTTTAGGATTACACTTCAGCTGATACGTTTCTAACCAAAAGGTTTATAATAGTATTCGAGGGGTATATCAACGATCATGGTTACTCTACCTCGTGAGACTTTTAGGATTACACTTCAGCTGATACGTTTCTAACCAAAAGGTTTATAATAGTATTCGAGGGGTATATCAACTAAAGAGGTTGGAGGTTCAAGTCCATTTGTGGGCATACTTGTAAATAAATTTGTGTTGGGTATGTAAGTTGTTCCAAAAAATGATAGTTTGTGATTGATGGTTTAAATACATAACATACACAAACATTTACAATAAAGAAAAAAAGTAGAGTTTGTTATTGATGGTTTAAATATTTTTTCAAGTCATAAAACACTATGGAGTAGGAAATTTATTAGAAGCAAACTAGAAAGCAATTTAGAATTTGAATTTGACCATTATTGAAAggttaggatttttttttttttgggggggtTCCAAAATCAAGAGTCAAATGTATTTGGTTTCCTCCCAAGTTCTACAAAGAGGTAA
This genomic window from Rutidosis leptorrhynchoides isolate AG116_Rl617_1_P2 chromosome 2, CSIRO_AGI_Rlap_v1, whole genome shotgun sequence contains:
- the LOC139892531 gene encoding adenylate kinase 4-like; amino-acid sequence: METAENFLEDVPSQDLMTELLRRMKCATKPDKRLILIGPPGSGKGTQSPIIKEEFCLCHLAPGDMLRAAVAKKTPVGLEAKKAMEKGQLVPDNLVVGMINEALEKPSCKKGFILDGFPRTVVQAQKLDEMLERKGVKVDKVLNFAIDDAILEERITGRWIHPASGRTYHSKYAPPKVPGIDDVTGETLIQRKDDTPDVLKSRLQAFHQQTEPVIDYYRKKSILENLHADKPPHEVTAEIKKVL